The genomic region acaggtacacatccaaatttgtcttagggttcttaggaccagaaacgagtagagataagaacataaattgtcgcttcatgcataaccaaggaggtaagttgtacggagtgacgatcacgggccaacatgagtaattctTCCCAAATTGCCTATAAGGGTTAAATCCATCTGTACACAAACCAAGCCGAACATTACGAGGCTCACTTGCAAATTCTGGATACTCTCTATCGAAatgtttccacgcttctccatcactttggtgtgccattgtccccctttctcttaatcgagagtttctatgatgccaactcatctcacctgctatgtgcttggttgcatataatcgttgtaaccttggcgcaagcgggaaataagttaacagtttacaaggaattcgcctcccacttgaattttttgtacttttatactgagatgcatgacactttgtacattcctcAAGATTAGCATTTTCCTCCAAGAAAAGAATGCATCcagtaggacatgcatcaatcttctcGTGGGGTAGTTGGACTCCCTTAAGCACATTcttaatctcataaaaattgcgcgccatttcaTTATTGTTTGGAATAATGTCACCTATGAACGACACAAACTCAttcgcgcatctaagagatatattattctcacatttgagtgCTACCAACCTAGCTgccgcttgcaacaaactcatattactTCCCTCATACACTGGTTGTTCGCCTTTTTCTAGCATTTTATAGAAGGATGAAACTTGAGGGTTTGGGGTTTTATAACGCACTTCTTTATcgctaaggtcgtcgggattgagttgctcctccaatatttgttcaacattatcacgtaatgcattttccacgagctCCCAGTAAGGATTCTCACTAATTACGATACTACTTGAACTTCCTTTGGTAGGCATTTcctcaccgtgatacgtccatacatagtaattatcggcaaaaccattcgaccaaagatgatcttgaacttctttcttccctttaaaagctctgttattgcatttcttacatggacacctcatttcaccaaAATTCTTATACATACTACTTTGTTCCACGAAGtcaataaactctttcaccccctttgcaaattcacgcttgggtttctttttttcgtctaatctttcatacatccattgtcgttctaatcttttcatgtttttatttatttacaattcaatttgtttgtatatatgtcataaaaaaacaataacaaccaaaaataatactcaataaacattatcaccaacaaataactattgtcaacaagtaaTCTTTGTttttttgaattgggtccttatcactccaacctaaacccatcaatgtacgtttcaagtcactagcaaacacacacttgtgatttattaatgaggaaaaaattcagCAGCAATTCCCCTCTGTtttccaaatacacaatgtagaataaataattactccacatatgctttcagagaacattaaaggaattgtcaccgagctctttcctcattaatagatcacaaatacatgtttactacctaagtgacttgagaAGATCTTGTGTTCGATTCCGCTTAACAACCCTTTCTTTtctaatgtttgctgatgatgttttaaTGTTCAGCAGAGGGGATGCGTCCTCAATGATGTTGCTTTTGAAGTCGTTTGCTACTTTTTCCAAAGCCACGGGCTTGAAGGTCAGTGCAAGTAAATCCAATGCTTACTTCAGTGGAGTGTCTGACTCACTCAAGCAGGATATATTGAGTGTCTCAGGCTTCAGTGAAGGGGAGCCGCCCTTCAGATATCTAGGTATGCCAATTCAGACCACAAGGCTAAGGAAAAAGGATTGTGATTGTTTAGTGGAAAATATTTGCAGCAGAATCCATAACTATGGTGCTAGGAATTTCTCTTATGCTGGCAGACTGACACTGGTATAGTCAGTGCTTACTTATATTTGTTCCTATTGGGCATCTTTATTCATTCTTCCAAAAGGGGTCATTAATAAGGTTGAAGCCGTGTGTAGGAATTTCCTATGGGATGGTAGTGCTGAGTTTAGGAAATCACCTTTAGTTGCTTGGGACAAGGTGTGTAGACCAAAGGAGGAAGGAGGCCTTGGCCTTAGAGACCAGAAAACTTGGAACAAAGCTTTGGTTGGCAGGTTAGTTGACTGGGTGTTTGAAGAGAGGGATACCATATGGGTTCACTGGGTGAACTCGAATTATCTGAAGGGGAAGAGTTGGTTAGATTACAAACCTAGTACAAACTCTAGTTGGGTTTGGAGGCGCATATGTGGAGTGAAGAATGAGATAGCTGCAGGATACTCTAATGGGAATTGGCAACATAGACCTGAGGGATATACTCCTTCGAGCTGCTATAAATGGTTGAGGGGAGCTAAACCAGAGGTCAGATGGAGGAAGATAGTGTGGAGCAGTTGGAGTATCCCTAAGCATAATTTTGTGGGTTGGCTTTGGGCACATGAGGCACTTCATACTAATGCCAGACTTATCATGTTTGGGGTGGATATTGAGGATAGATGCTGGCTCTGTGGGCAGGCTACTGAAACACAACATCATTTATTTTTTGCTTGTGTTTACAGTAGGAAGGTTATTCAGGCCATAAATCAGTGCACTGGGAGCTGCTTCCCTGTCACAGATGTCATGGACTGGTGCATCCAGAGAAATGGGACTAAACTTCAGAGGGGAGTGCAGATAGCTTTGGTGATGGGGGCTGTGTATCAGGTATGGATGCAGAGGAACAGGAGCAGAATGGAGAAGGCCATTCTATTGCCTGTGAAGGTGGCGAATCTGATCATGACTGATATAAAGACGCGGTTAAAAAGCAAGGATAGACTACACATGAAGATCATGGATATAACTTGGTTAGAAAAGAAAAATCTTATGTAATTATCTAATATGGACTTTGTATTTTGATATCTCTTTTATAATATACTtgcatttcaccaaaaaaaaaaaataagtgacttgaaacgtacaaagacagtcccaaaacggagactattcaaaaattactcctaatgagtaatttttgaacgggtactaagtcaatatgaacattaatttcaataatactaaaaacaaaacatacaacaatgactactttcctaataatgtcaattaacaaaaactaagtaacatgactaatttttcattttaaatatctaatctaattaacatTAAGTCAAATTATCAGTTTAAAAATATTAACATTACACAAAATTTATCACTTCACAAAACTACTACTAACTATTACTAATTAAGCTTCTATCCTAATTCACAAAAGTACTACTAACTACTACTAATTAAGCTACTAACTACTACTAACTACTAACTATTACACAAAATTTAACACTTCACAAAATATTTAAACAAAATGGCTTATATCCTaattcaacatgcatcaacaccaactactactaattaagcaaattaaacaaaaaaattaattaaaaggagattaaaaaatacctaattaacttcACTAATAAGTAAAAAGAAAGGATGAGAAAGAAGGTGGAGGGCAGCGGCGGTGACGGGCAGTGGTGGACGGCGGTGGAGGGCGGCAACAACCTATACAAAGAAAAACaataaagagaagaaaaggaaaagaaaaagaaaaagaaaaagcaaAAGCAAAAGCAAAAGGAAAAAGAAGAGAGAAAGGACATATAATACCTGGGGCGGAGATGGTGGTGGTCGGAAggagaggagggtggtggtggttgtaacaccctcatactccaagtgccttaccaggaccacttaaggcatgagaatgctaccatctcggttacccgaggcaatgtttatcaaatagacaataaagaaacatactttaataaataagtttaagtgattacataacaaaaccaactgtaaagtaaagtacaactgttctaaaaccaaactaaaactaaAGTAACAAAAGATCTCAtgacaacacagcggaagactactatcagactcgtggcgactccatccccagctaatcccgcgcgcatccatagtatacctgctagacaactgctcaccacccccgaatggatcaccacagttttaaaacatttaaacggggtcagttactgcataaacaatataagataaacaacaacagatgcacaatcacaatctccaacaccgtcacatcaccaatcatctgactacacactaaagtgtgtagccctgacagaatatccatcgcaccagatattcctcaccgccagtgggggaccgcagccattcccacctaaaccccgctcatatccatcgagcgaataacccatgttccttaatgtgcacatccccttctgtggcgggttccacagagggcgaatcaaggtcGTGAAGCCACtatcgcaagtgactccactcagccgagggcgcacctcgagaagcacagacaatcaacaacaaccaatcacCATATCCATTCAAAACAATGCCAATACCAAGTACGATATAATCATCATGCCACTCAACCAAAAcaccatcttataatcatttatacaataactgagtagggaaaccctacctggaaaagcaatcaccaagatcgtcacaatcagctaatcaaagtCGTTCTTCAAAGAAATCACCTcatatcaaacatacaatcatacaatcaccatctaatatcaaaatactccccaaacccccaaattacccaattagagtttcaaccaaaatcaataaaacaacataaaaactatactaggatcttacccataaagcgacggtctcaacggcgtaaagaactcatgATTCCGACGACACACGCCTTGAGacttgatagcaatgtgagagaggagagctacgtaaccttgttttctcttttgtgaaacttagaatgATGTAAAAGTAAAAAGAAATTGATAACAATCCTTTATATACCaatctcgcgttgctatcaaaacccgacgAGATACCCAtaaaaaccaacttactcgatcgagtaaataacttactcgatcaagtgacccttacttgatcgagtccccaacttactcgatcgagtacccttcaaCAGAACATTGTTTCGTAAATCAAACatacttactcaacagagtaaaccccacttgatagagtacccgaCAGCATATAACACCGTAGTATTACagccttccctccttaaaacgaacttcgtccccgaagttcaaacccaacctataaaacatgaactcttaacaccaactccaccaactatgcctacctccacaacatggctcacgatatcgtatccaccacattatagtttgtcgacactaactccatacacttccAAATATCATCCACCAACGCCGCTAGCTTCGTCCCAcaaacatattatccactagcaaatacaatatcaagaatatccaccaagcaagatcaaccaccaaacggaatgttacattctaccacccttaaaatgaacttcgtcctcgaagtttactcacactcataaacatcatcatccaactctcAATACTATCAAAGTATTCTCACActtctaaacatcacactactacaagcacgaccatgacctttaataatatcaaccacaacacaaatccatcctttattctacaccaaaGCTCAAATTCCCAATTATACCGCAATATGTATAATCATCcagctctctttgtcgcatcctactcctcttaagataaaagttacgtcctcgtaactcactaatactagatcctttgcTATACTTCCCAAAGTCCTCATCActaccgcatgtcaacgataaccgactAGAACCACAACACCTACGAGCATTCCTATATCAAGGTCTCTCTTCCTCTAACTGTCCCCCTTCTTCAATTCATTCTGCACTCCTTCTAATCTATACCATGAAATCCTCAGCAAAATCACCACACTAACTCTTCAACATTACCACAAAATGACATACTCCTCTATACATGCGCTTATCTCCATAATCAtaattcacgatccacaattgttacacacactctcactagatcctcaagctctccctttttttttaccacaactCATCCACAACTTAACATGATGCTAATTtacaacaccctatactcactgtcctaataaaagattatgaaccatctgcatcttccagatcagtacaacataTGTTCCACAAATAACTTGtcattactatgtcaaccaatgcctcctctaaaagaagatcacaagtactttaacaacctctcgcaacggtgtcccatcaacagaatattactatatcaTGATAACAACGGAAgcatacacaactctctttcatatcatactctaccctcactcgcAAGCTGAAACCGGCAAGAAActtcaataaacaaaacaaccgtctatatgtccaaaccgaaactcgcaggaaacagcagtaaacaaaacaacaatctatgtataactggtatgtactttctaAAACTCGTATCGTACTCATCcctcctactccaccacaaccgatgacggcatcgtaacgccgccaccaacagccgcaccgcagcgcgaaaatacccgcatcacaacacgaagcaccgtgcccggatcaccacccgaggcacaacaaccacatcgatagtcatcgcaactcgcacaatcccataaacactgactcggtaTAACTTCCCGGACAAGAGAAATTACTCAAAACttctttactagatcacaacgcaacatattacacgggataaacagataagaacctcatgaatatcatccatacctttttacggaataaacatatatcatggatacacatacaagtataactagccatgccatatcactcaaattatttttttttgaatatcattccattaggttaccgtactcaacatatattacagaacattcagataacaactttataactatcacaccatactacttctcgtgaggtcagagccttacacaaacatttatacacatcatatacccgtaatcacatctaactagtcaatcctgatcacgtaagttaccacttgataaaggttatctctcgcccgATCTTAACTGGCATGCCCTTcgtaacacattctcccattcgcataactatcacctcctgacaaatgtaaccacaccattaatacccaactactagcaaccgcctcctataaccacatcttatacttcctcacaaccatacatatcaatctggtctctacaaaatcaacctctttagaatggctatctttcctgcttatcatcacccttacccactagtgacaacaccacaacactaccaccgttcgtatatcaaacctcttacactcatctctaaatatcatggtttctttcccatcttcggttaacatcccaaacgacgaacatcaaacccatcaacaaaatttacctgaacattcatcccaattctgtctttaattgtatcgccacctaattaccaccaaaatctcatatcgtgcaaatactctaccaacttttactccccttaattccttgaaactcatggctaacatgttgtcctgaatctcctatataaccattaactcacatcctctcATGATGCTTTCAcacatttccatgattccttactttcatgttccTTAACTCTCGTTCGAcgttttctcagcttactttcatccttctctttcctttacactcaacaataccaattattaGTTCGTCTCCTTACCCCCCTGTACCTAACTCTCTGGTAATCCGGTCAtcttttcgttgctccaaaactcaaattccattacttCATATCGGTACCTTCTCACTCTTTGTTACCATGGGTCCTCTCTCATCattctactcactcacacttgccactaatcaatCCAcaaaatcaacgtttactgttcaacccAAACTcctctagaaaccaaaactcGTCTCATATCGTTAATTGCGCATggaaattacacactaggctcacctcttgataatccaaattcccaaactaaatctctatctacaaatccacatcgctgcataactcaatctaagctctttatacaccattcttttccatctatctacaacgacctttccattacatatattcttaaccaacccggttataactatctcccttcataatccttaaacatctcaagttaccaccattcgcatccctcgtttcaatcttttcattctcacgttccataaacttacatcacccccTCATCCAtgttcacttacttttacattactcaacacgcggctatatcactcaccacatcttaCAAAACATGCTCTCTGCCTCGATAAGCTCATCAatctccctttcctttttccactatccatcacaaccacatataactcatgtcctccccagcGAACTCATATCCATCACAAGGTGTTACTCATTACATCATAAGatctggtaacttacgcatcagaaccaacacatacgtaaaacaatgcataaagaagcaaaagaacacctttgaattaaacataacatgcgacgaggtaaaaagataagcatatgacccaaaacaggggtcactagatcgagtacagcctactcgatcgagtaggtgaaggtcagaagcttGTATAACAAAATActagggcaactcgatcgagtaaggggtactcgatcgagtaacaaggggtgcactcgatcgagtaagggctactcgatcgagtaccctacgcatttctcagcactgtccaatgttcgtaaaacggtcatatctcactcgtttcttggtcattttgggcgtgtgacctatcgttagaatcgtaacagaacaagctatcacctccaattagaatcacatcaaaataatatatacatctcaagttataacagtttaaagacaactcctCTATAattgaacaacataactatttgattttccctttcaaacaacttaaatatCAACAAAGTGAATAAAAgagactcgatacttgtaaaaccattatccctaatcacatgttactacctaccaaaagccaaacaataacatccatcatactcatataacattcaacttatcaatcatgtactacccgcatgctttaactttataacttttcgtaaaacaaaatatacttacattacaaatcctattcctatattactaatacaacaatattataactccacttcgtcacctaaacatattcttaaTCACTAAATTATTATTCTGgtgcaattgccactccatcttttccaattaattcatccatttcaaccacattcttcatccaacatgtgcatatgaaaTAACAGTAAACAAATATATAACTTTagtatataactttacgcaaacaaaatcatgtataatcatatcacatcccctaatctcatgttactaagattgccacattataaattAGTTCCACCATACAACATGATCATCCACAACATATTACTATATACATCATCTTCACCCCCTTTTTTTTTCACCATATTCACCAATCCACCACAATCATTCATCCAACATTGCTACACAACATATTATCCAACATACGtgatagaacattagtaaacacatagcgatcccatgacaccccctagtgaccggttcaaagttgtagggcgagatcgcgactttaggacgtctcccaagcctttgcattagctcctaacaactcctacccgggttcattttatttgactctctagattcattgggttcattagttacaggttccaaaatcgtcgctctgataccactttgtaacacccaaatactccaagtgccttaccacgaccacttaaggcatgggaatgctaccatctcggttacccgaggcaatgtatataaaatagacaataaagaaacatactttaataaatgatAGGTGAGATTGTCATCGtatctcccaatcaaacacatttatattctcaacaaacaactagttagtggttaagtcgaggtcgatccatgggacggtgggtacacaaattgttcaatctaattatggttgtgctaggggttgtcacaattgtaatgggttgaagattctagtctaatgaaagcaatggagtaaaacaagcaattaaaggaaggatgtaaacaaacgactaaaaatgctaggatatcatgggttcataaggaaatcatgggagttgatcatacaaacatgttctcaattataagcaagcaattattgttgtgatgggatcaagttagtgtatatcttacaatccctaagaaggtttgggtcccggagccgaatcgattagattgtacaacacctacaagtcgacttagtccttcctattcaactatatgcatggtctaatgagactcgagttggtttacgtcttacaagtctcattggaaaggtaagtgatgggtaaaaaatgcaaggattcataggctcgcatttcatcaaacataacatgtgcataagttgaaatcataacaagcaagcaaattaattatgtaaacatattagattaagcatgaatcaatccccaagttggtttcccctaattacccattaatcctagctaagagactactcactcattatcaagtttaacatgctaacaaggttgtcaatcatattaacaaggcaaaacatgatgaacaagtaagaaagattaacaataattaaaacaaggattaagagaattatacctacggagattccaaaataataatgcaaagaataatagaagtacttgatgattgatggaaggttgtcaatctcccaataaacctaaatgatcttctaattacccaataataaacttgaattactcaataataaacttgaacaataattaaggaaagattaatgtgtaattttgtggaaagattaaaggataatctattctaatctacttctaatctaatctaaggaaagttgatttaatctaagaaagcttgatggtTTGAtaattacaaatggagtatatatagtggtacatcattaggttaagcaagggtagattagtaaataacaatgctaagtgttgagttgaggaagtgctcctctccaaggagatgcgcatatcctaGGACTGGGATGCTCATCTTGAGCTCAGGATACGCATATCCACGAGTAGACTATTCTAAAAATGGCATTGCagcttgggacgagcggattggtctcgggacgagcgtcttggcggacagcttgtctatttgagctcggattgtaaaacggacgtcatttcctcatccggactcctattagagtgattcaaaagcctagaccacttgatttttcgacgccgtttcacctagcatactttcagagctaaaggagcaactcttggtttgggtttcgagcaatttcttgttgcaatgtcttccttctcgtcatccttgcttttaagcctatgatctttctatatactctttattcctacatcattggtcattattcttgcctcctcttcatactagtccatccaatatcatcaaaaagcttccaaatatgcacgggagagggggaattccgcctcattatcttctttcctacaaaacatatacaatgTAATAGGAAAaccaaataggaaggatttgacggataaaatggccatgaaatgctataatagtatgcaaaataagttcaattaggggactaaatgtgcactaTTATGTGTCACATCAAAtattcccaaaccaaacctttactcgtcccgagtaaagaggtgactagaactagacctttatttaaactatcctaataatatagccgatgtgagacaattagcgggtctcactcagccccttcaactcacaacaagacaaccatgaggtaggatgccttcttgcaaggcaaggtggggcttgccaaaatggcgatacatccaagcattaaagcacacaaaacaagtaatggatgcatctacaaaaacgaatagccactttcctcatctaagtggcggaaaatATCTATAggagaagcaattcaagggtacacattccatcatagatacggtttcttcaaactactaagcctagaaggataccaataaatcacctccaagttgtgtcaagctagggtacctttgtcctcaatcgttaaatgcttttgtcaagagtagactccctatgatgttagaaacactggaggatcgcggaattccccttcttgcctagacaagaagaagggtcgtccctctctactatgcacaaaagtggatacgatggaaaagggatcaatagaactttgagtttcatgtgggagtttgctttttgttgtccccccccccccccccccccaaaatttcttgtggcatttgacatttgagaatactttctttttgccatttcttttgatgtttggcatttcaatacttgacaactttcaactttttgcattttcttttgaacattttcaaagtcaccccatttgtagggagggtacttatttttgaagcatatgagttttcatttttgctcctcttttcttttgatgcattttgaaAACATTtccacttttcatttcatttcttgaactcaaatttgaacaatttttgtgcccattccctttttgatgacaaaattgtggtagaacgtggatgatggttgcatggtttcaagggtcaccttggaataaacggtagccaaggagttatcacacctcaaggtactcttgactaggccttaatccatgggtcaaaggatactagcatgacacatcctagggtgttttacaagtattctatcaagcaaagtcttaagaagaaaaattatttacaagggccttatatacacttgtcaagcttcccaaatagacggttttacaaaatttttctaaccatgcaaactacatgccatgatgcaactaacatttatacaacctaatgcatatgcttctaccaactagtatgccaaataatctaaatgcaatcctaaattcacattgtttataccgcataaatcaaaataaagccacatagtcattaacataaagaggaaaaaggagattggaaagatcataccatgcggtcttcatgatcctcatttctcgggtgtggcgtagtcgatcaatgtgaaaaaggatagacaaacaaacaaacaagtatatacaatatatacaatactacactataaaggaatgaacatgtttttggtttttcaaattttcaaatttttatgggttttatgtttatgaaacaaaaagacatgtttctgtatttttcaaaatttttcaatttttttatgcattttggaatataaattc from Silene latifolia isolate original U9 population chromosome 3, ASM4854445v1, whole genome shotgun sequence harbors:
- the LOC141649015 gene encoding uncharacterized protein LOC141649015; its protein translation is MFADDVLMFSRGDASSMMLLLKSFATFSKATGLKVSASKSNAYFSGVSDSLKQDILSVSGFSEGEPPFRYLGVINKVEAVCRNFLWDGSAEFRKSPLVAWDKVCRPKEEGGLGLRDQKTWNKALVGRLVDWVFEERDTIWVHWVNSNYLKGKSWLDYKPSTNSSWVWRRICGVKNEIAAGYSNGNWQHRPEGYTPSSCYKWLRGAKPEVRWRKIVWSSWSIPKHNFVGWLWAHEALHTNARLIMFGVDIEDRCWLCGQATETQHHLFFACVYSRKVIQAINQCTGSCFPVTDVMDWCIQRNGTKLQRGVQIALVMGAVYQVWMQRNRSRMEKAILLPVKVANLIMTDIKTRLKSKDRLHMKIMDITWLEKKNLM